The sequence TGTTTAGAGTTTAGAGTTTTGTTGGCAGTTTTTCGTCACTTAAAGCTAGTACTGTATCAGTGCTTTTCTGGTACACACCCCTAAACGCACgcacccctccacacacacacacacacacagtcacagacctcacacacacacgcaccaccTGTTCAGAACTACCGCCTGACCCATTTTGCGCCAAACGTGAGGATGATGAGAACTCAGGAGACGAGAAAAAGGAGGAAACAAAAAGTAAAACTAGTGGCACTGGTAATGTCACATCCACTGATGCAAAGGCAAAGGACACTAAAGATGAGGTGAGTTGGTGGTGGACTTGCCCAACTCTCTATCAGTAGCGCTAACAGCAGCCAACTAGAAATTGTGGTTCCTACTATCGGGCTGGATGTTAAAACTGTATATATTATCTTGACGTCACGCGAATGCTTGATCCACATGTGTAGTCTGAGCATAACTGAGTTGACTTGCCGTACGATATTTTCGAACCACACACTCTAAAGGCACTCGGAGAGAAGGAGAAGGGCAATGCAGCATACAAGAAGAAGGACTTTGTCACTGCACTGGCTCACTACGACCGTGCTATTGAGCTGGACCCCACCAACTTCACCTTCCTCACCAACAAAGCAGGTCAGATGTAGTTATGGTCAGAGTGTGCCTATACCTACCTATGCATGTAGGCTCTACCAATGCAAAAGCACTCAGGGGAGGGGTTCTCGTTCATCTTATTGCTGATAACTCAGGTCTAGATAGTTTAATTCCAGAATTTAAGTGTATACACAACACTTTTTATGTTAGCTCTTAAATTTGAAAAAGGCACATCCAATCATTATTTTGCGTGCTCCTTGGCCAGAGGTACAATTTGACATTGTACGTGTATATCGTTCACACATTTCTCAGACCTTTTACACTTTTTATAATTTGGTTTGCCCCTGTAGCCGTGTACTTTGAGCAGGAGGAGTGGGAGCTGTGCATCAAGACGTGTGAGGAGGTGGTGGAGAAGGGGAGGGACGCTAGGGCAGACTACAAAGTCATCTCAAAGTACGTCAAGGAGGAGGGGGGAGCGGGAATGCCATTATAGTTATGTTTAGTATTATTTTGTGTGCATTAGCCTCCCTTGCCTTGTACCATAGATACAggaaagagagggattggtTACCCTGCAgtgtttaatcgaggctgtgttCTACACGAAGAATAAATGATTATAACTAGCAAAACTAAAACCAGTACAGTAGTGTCTGTAAAGACGGGTAGCGTTGTTAGAGATGCTGTATTGATGGTTTATATAGAGGAACCCCAAAGCCCCAAATAACTCTCTTGTGTCCAGAGGGGGCCTTTTTCTGCCAGCCAACCCTAATCCAGCTAATTACCTGAGGCTGTGCCGCAGCCAGCGGATATAGTAGTCagttagtttgtttgtttgtgtattttgagtctactcacctggatgccatagctcTGACCTTaattcacacaacaagttattagtggcagattttgctgctaaagcttcattgtcgcGAGCAAAACCTacgaagcttgaacttgcacgttggcctctagctagctgcatgcgTCCTTTTTTCGAGGTacatatttacagctgaagtgatcctgtaccaggaacaattaaAAACAAAAAAGGGTAGAATTTCAATGTTCATGGTACTTGCTACTTAGCAAGCTTCCAAGCTTCATACATACTACTATTATTTATTGATTGTATTCAGataaacagccgagggttaccacttcagtgctctagttattatATTACCAGTCCATGTCTAATAAGTAGAAAAGGAGATGTAGTGCTAATAAAACTTTCCTGCTGCATTTACGCTAATACTATGGCTGTTAAAAGTACATCATGAATCAAGACAACAACAGCTGTAACAGGCGGCTTACCTCGAAATGTCTCCCAATAACAGCACGAGGCACTAGTAAAACTGACAATACTTGCCTGAATCGTCGTCTCTCATAGCAGAGTAGCGGAGTAAACGCCGTTTCCACTAATTAAAACGCGAACGCTGATGAGATCAAAGGGATGCTAACCACACCTCGAATACTAGAAACGGAAAAGTAGTAATGGGCAGCCCCAGcgtcaggtataattattgacagaTTTGAAATTCCAGTTTCATCGATAACTCGGTGTCGCTAAACTATATCTGGGGTACACAGAACGTCTTGTTTACACATGTTTACATAAATTACTACTATTATATCTGCTGCCACTGTGGCGGTGTTTTGGCTACGTAAAGAAAGGGAGGAATGTCGAAACAAGATTATgaacattatatacatgtaaattacGGAGGAGGCCTAAACACAGCCGGATAATGTTGCATATTTTTGCGGTGACCTTGGAAACTCCCACTGTTGATAGGGTGGGCTACCGGCAAACCGTAATacattagacactagttgataagatctacatgggaagtacatgggaaaagtgcctcagagcaggtatactatgggacttagtatacctgcaaatttacttagtatacctagtattccgttgtcaagtaattgtattgtagtcaagcagtttgcacatgcgcactagtatctaaatgagttagacactgttttgtcggtgtccatgtgatttagaagccctcagccactttagtaccctcgctacgctcgggatactaaatcagtgcctttgggcttctaaatcccatagacacctccaaaacagtgtctaactattatttaggtTTTTTTTGCTAATGCTGAAATCATGCTGTAATAGTTGCCTGGcatttacatgtattgtatCCTCATCCTCAAGCAAGGTACGTAATGGAGCGAGGTAGCAGTTCCTGTACAGGCACATCCTACTTTAGTTACTAAACAATCTACATTCATTATAAGAGGAACTAGAACACAGTAAGCAAACAACAACACTTATTTATTTCCTGTGAGATCATCAGCCAAAATTGTTCCCAAatacatttacatgtaggTACGTACATTCAGTATTATGTAGACTTCTGATTAATGAACTCTTGTTAATAACGAGAGTAACGTACAGCTCGATAAGAACATCACTATTTAGGTTTAGAGCAGAGGGAAATTTACAATTATTGTGGCAGCTAAATAGTATGTAATAAGTCAAGTCTGAGGAGTAGCTGACATAAGTATTGCTCTAAGCTTCTCTAGTATGTTAACGGCCATGGGTGGAAGTCAGTACAAACATAGATTAAAGAATTAGAGGGATTTGAAATGAATGTGGATGACATAGTTTATTGCAGtatttgtacatgtgcattgtGTGCGTACTTACACCTTTAAATGATGTGCAATGCATGGTCATCAAGAGTCACATGTTACTTTGTATGTTTATTGGTTCTTCTGTATTGCAGAGCTCTGGCTCGTATCGGGAATGTTCACTTCAAACAGGGGAAGCTGGAGGAGTCCATCAAGTTCTATGACCACTCCCTGGCCGAGCACAGGAGCCCAGACGTTGTCAAGAAGAAGAgtgaggtgggtgtggtcctaATTAGCTACATGAGAAGAgtgaggtgggtgtggtcctaATTAGCTACATGAAGAAGAgtgaggtgggtgtggtcctaATTAGCTACATATGCGAGGAATATATACAAACACAAAATGTCAAGTTTAtcgtatatatacattatacattaGAGCATGTTTGCCAttaatactgcaatttgattggctaaaggaagtgttctatcaaacttagaaaatcatgtacttcacttagaaaatcatgtagcaaagattagataagaacattcaaatctgattggctaaatactcatggttgctatgatctaaaatgcttagacactgtttaggaagtttccacatgatttataagtcctcagggctagtagaaccctcactgcgttcgggatactacaaccagccctttgggcttctaaattatGTAgaaaacttcctaaacagtgtctaactattatttagaagtcctcagggctagtagaaccctcactgcgttcgggatactacaaccaagccctttgggcttctaaatcatgtagaaacttccttataaacagtgtctaactattatatacatgtatgtgggaCCTTGCCATACTGAGACTACATTATTTGCTTGAGAATGCTATAGTGCCAtgccacacaacacacagtgTGCATTTGCTAACTGCAGTTAACGCGCGCCCCCCTAACCATggtggtgtgcatgtgttgatacacagtatacacagtATTGCTAACTAATTAGTCCAGTTAACCGCGCCCCCTAACCACggtggtgtgcatgtgttgataTGTTGATATACATTGTAGTAGATCAAGAGTGTTTGTTTACAGATTTCCTTCAGAAAATGTTATGCACGTGAGCGGCTGGAGGAAATGCAATTGACGATTAATGTACCGTCTGAATTCTTGTGAAACAGGACACAGCTGGttgcaattaattattattccaTTCAAACGTTCTCTCACAGGCACAGAAAAGAATCAAGGAAGCTCAGAGGAAGGCGTACATTGACCCCGAGCTGGCACTGCAAGAGAAGGAGAAGGGAAACAACTTCTTTAAGAAAGGTATACTAGCTTTGCAGGTATGTACACTGTGTATTGAGGTGCTGGTAATTGCATGCTTCCACACAACATACATGTcacatgtacactgtgtaTATGAGGTGCTGGTAATTGCATGCTTCCACACAACATACATGTCCAGTGTACACTGTGTATATGAGGTGCTGGTAATTGCATGCTTCCACACAACATACATGTcacatgtacactgtgtaTATGAGGTGCTGGTAATTGCATGCTTCCACACAACATACATGTCCAGTGTACACTGTGTATATGAGGTGCTGGTAATTGCATGCTTCCACACAACATACATGTCCAGTGTACACTGTGTATATGAGGTGCTGGTAATTGCATGCTTCCACACAACATACATGTCCAGTGTACGTGAAATTGATACATTTTTAGCGTAGTTAACTTTGCAATGTACACAGGAAATTACATATTTATTGGATATCTAACTATTAACAAGGCTTCTAAATGCTTAAAGCTATGTATTATATGCTACGTATTGTAcaacgtacataattatatgaactgTGTCCTACAGCTGACTACCCCAGCGCCATGAAGCACTACAACGAGGCTATAAAGAGAGACCCTGAGAACCCCATTATCTATAGCAACCGAGCCGGCTGTTTTCAGAAGCTTCTCGAGTTTTCTCTGGCGTTAAAGGTATGtcattggtgtgtgtgttttggtAAGTATCACGATAGTATCCCTGTAGTGGTGGATACCGTACGTGTagatacaggtacatgtatttacgGTTGCCAATAGTAGTTAgtagtcatgtgactgtcatgTGCTCCCTTGTAGGACTGTGAGGAGTGTATTCGTCTGGACCCTAACTTCGGTAAGTCGTGTCATTCATCCGTGTACATGCCCTCACCATTAATGCTCGAGTCATTGCTTGCGATTTTACACGAAGTGGTTGGTTTTGTacaattgtataattaattttaggaAGCCTTATTTACTGTATCTACATTATGTAGTTAGAATATTGTGTATAGACTTGACGGTAGGACCTTGTTTGAACGAGATACATTgttggggggggaggggttacatgtgtacatttaGTTACACCTCTAAAGGAGACACTAAGGTTACGTACACCTATGAGACCAATAGCAGATTTCTATCGATGTGGATAAAAGTAAAAATGTTATACCTGAACGTTCGTGCAGCCATGTATAGGAAGTGGGTGTAGTAAAAATGTGTAATGTTTATACGCAGAAAGACTCGAGTAGTCAAAATACATGCCTAAAGCCAGTAGTCCAAACGTTTGTAGTCTTGAAACCTGTCGTCTAGAAATGGGTGTAGtaagagctgtgtgtgtgtgtgtgtgtgcaggtggcAAATTGGTTTGTGTCTAACAACAAAGTCACGCTCAGACAAAACTCATCCTTTCAGTACTTAATTGTAGGAGCTAATAccgagggcattatgttgctccagtgcaatatggcatgttgcactcgtgctgggcaataactaatactaaTTGTAGgagctaatacatgtacatctgtgtGTAATGTAAATGTGTGATCTCTGTACATGTTAACTTTACATTTGTATGTGCATTTGTAGTGTTGTTGTTGATCGTAGTGAGCGTGCATGTGGCCTGTTTTATGTAATCTATGCTtcctcaataattatttttgttgaTTTTGTGATAGGGCTTGCTTGTATATATTGCACCAAACTTCAAAGCCAGCTCTTAATACTGCTAATACGTATGAAGTCCCTCAAGGTTTCGGTAATTGAATTTCTAGTCCAAGCTCTGTCTCGTTTACCCAACCGTTAATGCTATATTTGCGTTCAACCCTCTCCCACTAAGATTGTCTGCCCTAGTGTCTGCCATACTGAGGGGGGAGGTACTGGTTCGTTATCTTAACTAGTTACCCTCGAAGAAAGACATCAACTTTTCCAAGCATTGCTTATCAAACAATTTCAATTTCAATTTTGTATCAATTAAGAATAACCTGCAATAAGCAaattctcataattattttgtttgtctACTTGTACAACTAAAAACTAGCTAAGCTTGCTTAGAGAATTTGATAGTCATGATCATACGTGTACTTTTGTTAAATATTTTGTGACTTTTTGTCTCAGATTTAGAATTGagacataaataataattatcctcTGATTTTCTAGTGATGATTGTGTGACAGGTAATCACAGTACGTGAGATACATATAGTTCTTATTGTAATGGAAGATGTTCTAATATCCAGCGCTTAGCGCCGTAACGTCACATTGGTGGAATTATCGTTTAAAGCTTCTGTTGGTCGTTGCGGTTGCTATGGAGTGTGTCGTCCAAtatttatattattatgaacTGCATGTAATATGATACGTGTGGGAGGCCTTTAGCAGTAATTGGGATAATTACTAATTACCTATACAGTGTAGAAGTCAGGCGGCGTAGCGGTATCAAACTTGTGTTGCTAGGATGTGATTTAGTCGAATAAAGTTCCAAGAACTCCACAACGGTTTGGTAAACAGAACTTCTACAATTCCTACAGGAAAATGAAGAGGTGTACAATtagacctcacacacacacacacacacacacacacacacacacacacacacacacacacacacacacagtgaaagGTCATATCAGGAAGGGGTATGCGCTGCTTGCAATGAGGGACACAGTGAAGGCTATGCAAGCTTTCCAACGTGCTCTGGAGCTTGACCCAAACCATGCCGTAAGATTATACACGAAGCAGTAGTTTCCTTAACCCCTATTTTGTGAATGCGTGGTTAACCCTTACATAATGCACCAATAATAACCCTTTCACCACTCTTTTCAGGAAGCCAGAACGGGGCTACAGAAGTGCAGCGCTCAGGACGACCCAGAGTCTAGACGTAAGGCTGCTCTACAGGACCCTGAGGTAGAGGCCATCTTGCGAGACCCTGCCATGCAGATGGTGTTGCAACAAATGCAGAAAAACCCTGAGGCACTGAGAGAGTGAGTACAGCTGTGTTTCGATGACTAGATTATTCACACTCTGAGCAGCTAATAACGTCCCATTCCAAACTGCAAATTCACCGTTATTGCACTCGTATGTCTCATAGTGAGCATTCCATTTGCAAGTCCCTTGATAATGTGTGGTCCCAATCTGGTTGACAGTATATAGcgacatgtacatgcatcataTATGTGCAGCTTGAGAAGTACGTACAATAATACATCATTTACTGGTCAtttagtgtttgtgtgtgcaatTGTACTTACAAGTATGTGTTCCAATCAATCTTGAGTATTTCTTGTGGCATGCAGTAATTATGTCAATTCCCTCTTCAACACTGGGGCAGCTTTGTTTTGCGTTGACTGTCTGTAGGCGTGTATTAGTGTTGCATCGCTTGCATTTTTCCTTTGCAGGCATCTCCTGGATCCGACCATTTCAGCAAAGATACAGAAATTAATTGAGTCCGGATTTATCAGTTTGCGCTGACGAGACAATTTTATTGCCACCTAGTtgtgtgttataattatcttttcTGCTGATTGAACTTTCTTTACCCAGCTGTGCTGTTAATTGATGTGTGTCATTATTTAAAtagttgctacatgtataaaaataAATATGAATTTTCCATCTCAACTGTTTCATATAATTAGGTAGTGCTCTCTATATTTAGCAGTGGGGTATATACATTTCAATCTATTTCTAGAGTCGACATTATTGTGTAACCTCCTACATAATTGCAGTCAGTGTCTCCTACATGTTAACTCTTGGGTGTCTTGTCTAAAAACAGAGTGTGATATTACGTTTAAAACTATGAGCCATAATCCGCAtaccggtataattatatgtgggCACCAATGGTCAATTTAGTTTCAGAAATCTTTATAATAACAACGTTACATCATGATAATGGGTGCATGGAAGAATGCAATAAGTTTTTGCAAAGCATGCAGTTACACGTACCGTACAGTAGCCTTGATTCTAGGCCGCTATCAAGGAGAAAGACGGGCAGTTAATGCTCATAATTTATCGGAAATCACCAAGAATGGCAGTCTGTCCTATAGACCATTGAGTAGCAAAACAATGTTTGACTGTTTTTATAGAAacacgtataataattgtacagaATTGGCTTTCTTTAATTCAGCAGTCACAATtaaaaagaataattattgcaaggGTGAGTAACAGAATGAATTGGTGATCAAGTCTATAATTGAAAATGGTTCACATCAATAACACTTGCAACTCGTCACATGGTTATAAATAACAGTCATTATAATATTGCCACTGTTTCTCGGTCTAAACTCAAGGTTTGTCATGGCATAGCCTGTGGGTATGCAGCACGGACTGATTTCAGCTTGGATCAGTCGCGGGTCCATACGTCCAACGAACTTAGCATGATCAGTAATTCGTTTGCCATTTTCCTCTTGTCCATCTATTTTGCAATGGCCGTAACAAAAGCTCATGGAAGCAAAACCTGGGTTTAGGAGTTCGAAGTTTGGCGATATCCATGGATAAAAAGATGTCAAGTTAACTGTATGCACTTGGCAaaactcttgtttcttttcttCGAGCGTGAGTCCTGTTGATTCAGTAGGGGGTGAAACACCTTGTACGTCTCGTTTTTTCAAAACTTTTGTGTCAGGGGTTTGAAATAAGTTCTTGAGTAGATCATTGTCGTAAGAGTATACTACCATCAT is a genomic window of Halichondria panicea chromosome 15, odHalPani1.1, whole genome shotgun sequence containing:
- the LOC135348818 gene encoding stress-induced-phosphoprotein 1-like isoform X1; amino-acid sequence: MSEPMDTIDPAQAEELKKKGNDAMKRGQLEEAIQLYTQAIQKDPSNHVLYSNRSAAYMKQEKYNEALEDANATIKIKPDWAKGYSRKGAALISMEQPDKAEEAYSEGLRLDPNNQDAKAALNKLQQDQRDFSNPFSGPDIERRLMANEKTRAFLQDPEFKRKLIELGKDPKNLMSNMQDHRVMEALAVLLEIDLKKAAVTDLTHTRTTCSELPPDPFCAKREDDENSGDEKKEETKSKTSGTGNVTSTDAKAKDTKDEALGEKEKGNAAYKKKDFVTALAHYDRAIELDPTNFTFLTNKAAVYFEQEEWELCIKTCEEVVEKGRDARADYKVISKALARIGNVHFKQGKLEESIKFYDHSLAEHRSPDVVKKKSEAQKRIKEAQRKAYIDPELALQEKEKGNNFFKKADYPSAMKHYNEAIKRDPENPIIYSNRAGCFQKLLEFSLALKDCEECIRLDPNFVKGHIRKGYALLAMRDTVKAMQAFQRALELDPNHAEARTGLQKCSAQDDPESRRKAALQDPEVEAILRDPAMQMVLQQMQKNPEALREHLLDPTISAKIQKLIESGFISLR
- the LOC135348818 gene encoding stress-induced-phosphoprotein 1-like isoform X2; amino-acid sequence: MSEPMDTIDPAQAEELKKKGNDAMKRGQLEEAIQLYTQAIQKDPSNHVLYSNRSAAYMKQEKYNEALEDANATIKIKPDWAKGYSRKGAALISMEQPDKAEEAYSEGLRLDPNNQDAKAALNKLQQDQRDFSNPFSGPDIERRLMANEKTRAFLQDPEFKRKLIELGKDPKNLMSNMQDHRVMEALAVLLEIDLKKAAELPPDPFCAKREDDENSGDEKKEETKSKTSGTGNVTSTDAKAKDTKDEALGEKEKGNAAYKKKDFVTALAHYDRAIELDPTNFTFLTNKAAVYFEQEEWELCIKTCEEVVEKGRDARADYKVISKALARIGNVHFKQGKLEESIKFYDHSLAEHRSPDVVKKKSEAQKRIKEAQRKAYIDPELALQEKEKGNNFFKKADYPSAMKHYNEAIKRDPENPIIYSNRAGCFQKLLEFSLALKDCEECIRLDPNFVKGHIRKGYALLAMRDTVKAMQAFQRALELDPNHAEARTGLQKCSAQDDPESRRKAALQDPEVEAILRDPAMQMVLQQMQKNPEALREHLLDPTISAKIQKLIESGFISLR